One window of Deltaproteobacteria bacterium genomic DNA carries:
- the tssB gene encoding type VI secretion system contractile sheath small subunit: MARESSVAPKERVNIVYRPATGDAKEEVELPLKLLVMGDFTGGPDDRPLEKREPVNIDKDNFDDVMKAQGISLNLTVPNKISGKPDEEMTVKMRVGSMKDLGPEAIAAQIPELKKLMDLRDSLKSLAGPMSNVPEFRKKIQELIKDESARKQLLKEVGIEE, encoded by the coding sequence ATGGCAAGAGAGTCGTCCGTCGCTCCGAAAGAGAGGGTGAACATCGTGTATCGGCCGGCGACCGGGGATGCGAAGGAGGAGGTAGAGCTTCCGCTGAAGCTGTTGGTGATGGGAGACTTTACCGGCGGACCCGACGATCGCCCCCTCGAGAAGCGCGAACCGGTCAACATCGACAAGGACAACTTCGACGATGTGATGAAAGCGCAGGGGATCTCCCTGAATCTGACCGTGCCCAACAAGATCTCGGGCAAGCCGGATGAGGAGATGACCGTTAAAATGAGGGTGGGTTCGATGAAGGACCTCGGCCCGGAGGCGATCGCCGCGCAGATCCCCGAGCTCAAGAAGCTGATGGATCTCCGGGACTCGCTGAAATCGCTGGCGGGTCCGATGTCGAACGTCCCCGAGTTCCGGAAGAAGATCCAGGAACTGATCAAGGACGAAAGCGCGCGCAAACAGTTGCTAAAAGAAGTCGGAATCGAAGAGTGA
- the tssC gene encoding type VI secretion system contractile sheath large subunit — MATEEKKVAASGQTLEQGSLIEEIVQATKLKPADESYSIARKGVEALIAQLLEPGREISKVTKAVLDEMVTEIDKKMSLQLDAVIHCEEFQKIESAWRGLRFMVDRTDFRENIKVEVLNVNKEQLLEDFEDAPEITKSGLYKLAYTAEYGQFGGRPYGAMIGNYEFSPAPQDVKLLQYVASVATMGHAPFIAAAGSTFFGVTDYTVLPNLKDIKSILEGPQFTKWQAFRESEDARSVALTLPRFLLRLPYGPDTLPIKRFNYQEDVSAGHSLYTWGNAAFAFASRLTDSFAKYRMCANIIGPQGGGAVEDLPLHQYQAMGAVQTKIPTEVLISERREFELAEEGFIALTMRKGSDNAAFFSANSIQKPKNFGMSKVGKEAELNYKLGLQLPYLFVISRLAHYLKVIQRENIGTWKEKSDLSTELNNWIMQYVADQDNPSPAVRSRRPLRAAEVTVEDVDGEPGWYRVGLKVRPHFKYMGAFFSLSLVGKLDKK; from the coding sequence ATGGCCACCGAAGAAAAGAAGGTCGCTGCGTCAGGACAGACACTCGAGCAAGGTTCCCTGATCGAGGAAATCGTTCAGGCGACGAAGCTCAAACCGGCGGACGAGTCGTACTCCATCGCCCGGAAAGGGGTGGAGGCGCTGATCGCGCAGCTGCTGGAGCCCGGGAGGGAGATCTCCAAGGTCACGAAGGCCGTGCTCGACGAGATGGTCACCGAGATCGACAAGAAGATGAGCCTCCAGCTCGACGCCGTCATCCACTGCGAAGAGTTCCAGAAGATCGAGTCCGCCTGGCGAGGTTTGAGGTTCATGGTGGACCGCACCGACTTCCGGGAGAACATCAAGGTCGAGGTGCTGAATGTGAACAAGGAGCAGCTCCTCGAGGATTTCGAGGACGCTCCGGAGATCACCAAGTCCGGCCTGTACAAACTCGCGTATACGGCGGAGTACGGGCAGTTCGGCGGCAGGCCGTACGGCGCCATGATCGGGAATTACGAGTTCAGCCCCGCGCCGCAGGACGTGAAGCTTCTCCAGTACGTGGCCTCGGTCGCAACGATGGGGCATGCGCCGTTCATCGCCGCCGCCGGTTCCACCTTCTTCGGCGTGACGGATTACACCGTGCTCCCGAACCTCAAGGACATCAAGTCGATCCTCGAGGGGCCGCAATTCACGAAGTGGCAGGCGTTCCGGGAATCCGAGGACGCACGAAGCGTCGCGCTCACCCTTCCGAGATTCCTCCTGCGCCTTCCGTACGGTCCGGACACCTTGCCGATAAAACGCTTCAACTACCAGGAGGACGTCTCGGCGGGTCACTCCCTCTACACCTGGGGGAACGCGGCGTTCGCCTTCGCATCCAGGCTCACGGACAGCTTCGCGAAGTACCGGATGTGCGCCAACATCATCGGCCCCCAGGGGGGCGGCGCGGTGGAGGATCTTCCGCTGCACCAGTACCAGGCGATGGGGGCGGTCCAGACGAAGATCCCCACCGAGGTCCTGATCTCCGAACGGCGAGAGTTCGAGCTGGCCGAAGAGGGGTTCATCGCCCTCACGATGCGGAAGGGGAGCGACAACGCCGCCTTCTTCTCCGCGAATTCCATCCAGAAGCCGAAGAATTTCGGCATGAGCAAGGTGGGGAAAGAGGCGGAACTCAACTACAAGCTCGGCCTGCAGCTGCCGTACTTGTTCGTCATCAGCCGGCTTGCGCACTACCTCAAGGTGATCCAGCGCGAAAACATCGGGACATGGAAGGAGAAAAGCGACCTTTCGACCGAGCTGAACAACTGGATCATGCAGTATGTGGCGGACCAGGACAACCCGTCCCCCGCTGTTCGGAGCCGCCGGCCGCTGCGCGCCGCGGAGGTCACTGTGGAGGACGTGGATGGGGAACCCGGCTGGTACCGGGTGGGCTTGAAGGTACGGCCGCACTTCAAGTACATGGGCGCGTTCTTCTCTCTATCGTTGGTCGGGAAACTGGACAAGAAGTAG
- the tssG gene encoding type VI secretion system baseplate subunit TssG, which yields MAGPDRKSALDLKLDLLKQGHGFSFFQALRLLRRCGGAAEESPGDREGADRNLRIRPDLSLGFPASDVAKVEETPGGPAGYRVTVSFLGLYGVSSPLPTFYTEDLIDEMLADSTTTRDFLDIFHHQLYLLLFRCWSKYRPFIKVVEEESPEDLEKLFCLMGLGEPELRRVAGGPYGLLRYIGLFTQHPRSAAGLEGLLRDAIGGPPVELIPCLLRKARIPPDQRAVLGESGHRLGVDCFLGDEIDDRMGKFRLRIGPLDAERFDSLLPGRPAHQRVAAMIGLYLTDPLEYDLELVLSRGEAKTACLGAQRWSALGLDTWSFSGGMLSEVGVTFPPQPLSEVA from the coding sequence ATGGCCGGCCCGGATCGGAAATCGGCCCTTGATCTGAAGCTCGATCTCCTGAAGCAGGGGCACGGATTCTCCTTTTTCCAGGCGCTACGGCTGCTGCGCCGGTGTGGCGGCGCCGCCGAGGAGTCGCCCGGGGACAGGGAAGGAGCGGACCGGAACCTGCGGATTCGCCCGGATCTTTCCCTCGGGTTTCCGGCGTCGGACGTTGCCAAGGTCGAGGAGACCCCGGGAGGCCCCGCCGGCTACCGTGTGACGGTCTCCTTCCTCGGTCTCTACGGGGTTTCCTCCCCGCTCCCGACGTTCTACACCGAAGACCTGATCGACGAGATGCTGGCCGATTCGACGACGACCCGCGACTTCCTCGACATCTTCCATCACCAGCTTTATCTCCTCCTCTTCCGGTGCTGGTCGAAGTACCGTCCGTTCATCAAGGTCGTCGAAGAGGAGTCTCCCGAGGATCTCGAAAAACTGTTCTGCCTGATGGGGCTCGGCGAGCCGGAGCTGCGGAGGGTCGCGGGAGGGCCGTACGGCCTGCTGCGTTACATCGGCCTGTTCACGCAGCATCCGCGCTCCGCGGCGGGGCTCGAGGGTCTGCTCCGGGATGCGATCGGCGGACCTCCGGTCGAACTGATCCCCTGCCTGCTCCGGAAGGCGCGGATCCCGCCGGACCAGAGGGCCGTCCTCGGGGAGTCCGGGCATCGGCTCGGGGTGGACTGTTTCCTTGGGGACGAGATCGACGACCGGATGGGGAAGTTCCGGCTGCGGATCGGACCGCTGGACGCCGAGCGGTTCGACTCCCTCCTTCCGGGGAGGCCCGCGCACCAGCGGGTGGCGGCGATGATCGGGCTCTACCTCACGGATCCTCTCGAATACGACCTTGAGCTCGTCCTGTCACGCGGGGAGGCGAAAACGGCGTGCCTCGGAGCGCAGCGCTGGTCCGCTCTCGGGCTCGACACCTGGTCCTTCTCGGGCGGCATGCTTTCTGAAGTGGGGGTTACCTTCCCCCCACAACCCCTTTCGGAGGTTGCATAG
- the tssE gene encoding type VI secretion system baseplate subunit TssE translates to MREERLLERIRSREGEGGRSEREDPRKATDSVLAHLRRILTTRQGNVPIADDYGVPDTSEFLISGGESLRDLERAIRNAVQKYEPRLKGVRVGFVPSEDDVLSLRFQITGRLESDPKRQVTFETVLDTDGKIDVRG, encoded by the coding sequence ATGCGTGAAGAAAGGCTCCTCGAAAGGATCCGTTCACGCGAAGGGGAGGGGGGACGGAGCGAACGGGAGGACCCGCGAAAGGCGACCGACTCCGTCCTCGCCCACCTTCGACGCATCCTGACGACGCGGCAGGGGAACGTTCCGATCGCGGACGATTACGGGGTGCCGGACACGTCCGAGTTCCTGATCTCCGGCGGAGAATCGCTGCGGGATCTGGAGCGGGCGATCCGGAACGCCGTTCAAAAGTACGAACCGCGCCTCAAGGGGGTTCGCGTCGGTTTCGTACCCTCCGAGGACGATGTGCTGTCGTTGCGGTTCCAGATCACCGGCCGGCTCGAGTCAGACCCGAAACGGCAGGTCACCTTTGAAACGGTGCTCGACACGGACGGGAAGATCGACGTGCGGGGATGA
- a CDS encoding Hcp family type VI secretion system effector, translating to MPTPGYMKIKGTTQGDMTADVGSEKSMGNIWQKGHEGEITVQGFNHEVTVPVDSQSGQPTGHRIHKPFIVSKVFDKSSPLLYQALCKGEVLTEVVLTWWRTSVSGKPEHYFTHKLEDAVIVQIHASMPHCQDLNMKNFTHLEDIYFSYRKISWTHVVSATDSSDDWRDRG from the coding sequence ATGCCGACTCCCGGGTATATGAAGATCAAAGGAACAACGCAAGGCGACATGACGGCTGATGTCGGAAGCGAGAAGAGCATGGGAAACATCTGGCAGAAAGGCCATGAGGGCGAGATCACCGTTCAGGGCTTCAACCACGAGGTGACGGTTCCGGTCGATTCCCAGAGCGGGCAACCGACGGGACACCGCATCCACAAGCCGTTCATCGTGTCCAAGGTGTTCGACAAGTCTTCCCCCCTGCTTTATCAGGCTCTATGCAAAGGTGAAGTTTTGACGGAAGTCGTTCTCACATGGTGGCGCACGTCCGTGTCGGGGAAGCCGGAGCATTACTTCACGCACAAGCTCGAGGATGCCGTGATCGTGCAGATCCATGCGTCCATGCCGCATTGCCAGGACCTGAACATGAAGAACTTCACGCACCTTGAGGACATCTACTTCAGCTATCGGAAAATCTCCTGGACCCATGTGGTATCGGCGACGGACAGCTCCGACGACTGGAGAGATAGGGGCTGA
- the tssF gene encoding type VI secretion system baseplate subunit TssF has protein sequence MFNRYFQQELAQLRDLGAEFSRAHPALAPMLSGTTADPDVERLLEGVAFLTGLLRQRLDDEFPEIVHGLMNLLWPHYLRPIPSTTMIAFSPKPTLKQSVTIPAGVHLASVPVGGTTCIYRTAFDVEMHPLALLDASFQQLSGKPPEIKLLFELSGLKLGAWKPESLRLYLAGEYSAATDLYLMLQRYLRGIVLSPVGKGASASFEPESLKPVGFSEQESLFPYPDRSFSGYRVLQEYFLAPEKFLFLDLTGLERWENRGEGNRFEIRFELGDLPFSPPRVRKENFALHTTPAVNLFSQDADPILLDHRQPAYLIRPSGGNPTHFQVHSVDHVAGFVQGTAEERPYAPFEAFNPDRIDTPGYHTLLRASPAGNGQDVYLEVAYPPQAGIPVTETLSIRLTCTNGSLADRLKTGDIRMPTSDSPEYAEFGNITQPTPGVVPSLGGKMLWRLVSHLGLNYLSLARKENLKAILDLYLLSEGRDRAVTLANRKRIDGIQEVESRSADRIVSGTPIRGQEFILSLRQDHFAGPGDLFLFGCVLDHFLGCYASINHFTRTTVREVMKGDVYRWPARIGNRPLI, from the coding sequence ATGTTTAACAGATATTTCCAGCAGGAGTTGGCGCAGTTGCGGGATCTGGGCGCGGAGTTTTCGCGCGCCCACCCCGCGCTGGCGCCGATGCTGAGCGGCACCACGGCGGACCCGGACGTCGAGCGACTTCTCGAGGGCGTCGCTTTCCTCACGGGGCTCCTGCGGCAGCGGCTGGACGACGAGTTCCCGGAGATCGTCCACGGCTTGATGAACCTCCTCTGGCCGCACTACCTGAGGCCGATCCCGTCCACCACGATGATCGCGTTTTCGCCGAAGCCCACGCTGAAGCAATCCGTGACGATTCCGGCGGGGGTTCATCTCGCTTCGGTACCGGTCGGGGGAACCACTTGCATCTACCGGACCGCGTTCGATGTCGAGATGCACCCGCTCGCCCTTCTCGACGCCTCGTTCCAACAGCTTTCCGGAAAGCCGCCGGAGATCAAGCTTCTGTTCGAGCTTTCCGGGCTAAAACTTGGCGCGTGGAAGCCGGAGTCGCTCCGACTCTACCTTGCCGGCGAATATTCCGCGGCCACCGACCTGTACCTGATGTTGCAAAGATATCTCCGCGGCATCGTGCTTTCGCCCGTGGGGAAAGGCGCCTCCGCGTCGTTCGAGCCGGAATCCCTGAAGCCGGTCGGTTTCTCCGAACAGGAATCCCTTTTCCCGTATCCGGACCGCTCATTTTCCGGCTACAGGGTCCTGCAGGAATATTTTCTTGCCCCCGAGAAGTTCCTGTTCCTCGATCTCACCGGGCTGGAGCGTTGGGAGAATCGGGGGGAGGGGAACCGTTTCGAGATCCGGTTCGAACTGGGGGATCTTCCCTTTTCGCCGCCGCGGGTGCGAAAGGAAAACTTCGCGTTGCACACGACCCCCGCGGTCAACCTGTTCTCCCAGGACGCGGATCCGATCCTTCTGGACCATCGGCAGCCGGCCTACCTTATCCGTCCCAGCGGGGGGAACCCCACTCATTTTCAGGTCCACTCCGTCGATCACGTCGCCGGTTTCGTTCAGGGGACGGCGGAGGAGCGTCCGTACGCGCCGTTCGAAGCATTCAATCCCGATCGGATCGACACACCGGGGTACCACACTTTATTACGTGCGTCGCCGGCCGGAAACGGTCAGGACGTCTACCTCGAAGTCGCCTACCCCCCCCAGGCGGGCATCCCGGTGACCGAAACGCTTTCGATCCGCCTCACCTGCACCAACGGGAGCCTGGCGGACCGCCTGAAAACGGGAGACATCCGGATGCCCACCTCGGATTCGCCGGAATACGCGGAGTTCGGGAACATCACCCAGCCAACGCCCGGCGTGGTGCCGAGCCTGGGCGGGAAGATGCTGTGGCGGCTCGTATCCCATCTCGGGTTGAACTACCTGTCGCTCGCCCGAAAGGAGAACCTGAAGGCCATTCTCGATCTGTATCTGTTGTCCGAGGGGCGGGACCGGGCCGTCACCCTGGCCAACCGGAAACGGATCGACGGTATCCAGGAGGTGGAATCCCGCAGCGCGGACCGAATCGTTTCCGGGACCCCGATCCGGGGACAGGAGTTCATCCTTTCCCTCCGGCAGGATCACTTCGCCGGACCGGGCGACCTGTTCCTCTTCGGATGCGTCCTCGATCATTTCCTCGGCTGCTACGCGTCGATCAACCACTTCACCCGCACGACCGTGCGCGAGGTGATGAAGGGAGACGTTTATCGATGGCCGGCCCGGATCGGAAATCGGCCCTTGATCTGA
- the tssA gene encoding type VI secretion system protein TssA: MELAELGKQPIRPEQPAGDDVRYDPQYEELQAEVDKLSSLTASGGIDWGKVVRLSSGILSSKSKDLLVASYLAVGLVYEKKVDGLESGLRLFSDLIANFWETMYPAKARMRGRVGAVTWWIEKAEVAVRSFPETQLPADRLSAILESLEGIDRFLGENMEDGPSLRPLRDAMETVLVAREEPPPPPPPKASESAAASGPGEGKATKAGEGSVSVPTKVSSESDASEALEAGLSLIEKVSDYLRGARLSDPAHYRLARTAAWTRIEALPPASDGRTEIPPPPDFVRDPILAMREGAGGENLVRIAEEAVTRSIFWLDLHRISAEALGGLGEEYSAAMGQLCGETALFVRRLQGIEELSFSDGTPFADEATRQWLKGIAAGGGGTVAAGAGSRVEEAAAAAARSAKILVEEGNLKAAIGPLQQGIRTGASQREKMVWRLALSRLMVETGNGALALPHLEQALNDIEAYRLEEYDPAVALQGLRLAWLEMRKRGERIEDGKDNELLKRIARLDLAEAVRIQEG, from the coding sequence ATGGAACTCGCGGAACTCGGAAAGCAGCCGATCCGGCCCGAACAGCCGGCGGGAGACGACGTCCGGTACGATCCGCAGTACGAGGAACTTCAGGCGGAGGTCGACAAGCTCTCCTCGCTGACCGCTTCCGGGGGGATCGACTGGGGGAAAGTGGTCAGGCTCTCCTCCGGTATCCTTTCCTCGAAGTCGAAGGATCTGCTGGTCGCGAGCTATCTGGCCGTTGGCCTCGTCTACGAGAAAAAGGTGGATGGGCTCGAATCCGGCCTCCGGCTCTTCTCCGATCTGATCGCGAATTTCTGGGAGACGATGTATCCCGCCAAGGCGCGGATGCGGGGACGCGTCGGGGCCGTCACCTGGTGGATCGAAAAGGCCGAGGTCGCGGTCCGGTCGTTCCCCGAGACGCAGCTCCCCGCGGATCGGCTTTCCGCGATCCTCGAATCGCTCGAAGGGATCGACCGCTTTCTCGGGGAAAACATGGAGGACGGGCCTTCCCTGCGTCCTCTTCGGGACGCGATGGAGACGGTCCTGGTCGCGCGCGAAGAACCGCCGCCACCTCCTCCTCCGAAAGCGTCGGAGAGTGCGGCAGCCTCGGGTCCCGGCGAAGGCAAGGCGACGAAAGCAGGTGAAGGCTCCGTATCGGTCCCAACGAAGGTCTCCTCCGAATCGGACGCGAGCGAGGCTCTGGAGGCGGGCCTGTCTCTCATCGAAAAGGTCTCCGATTACCTCCGTGGAGCGCGGCTGTCGGACCCCGCCCACTATCGGCTGGCGCGGACCGCGGCCTGGACCAGGATCGAGGCGCTTCCGCCCGCCAGTGACGGCAGGACGGAGATTCCGCCGCCGCCCGATTTCGTGCGGGATCCGATTCTCGCGATGCGGGAAGGAGCGGGAGGGGAAAATCTGGTGCGGATTGCGGAAGAGGCGGTGACCCGCTCCATCTTCTGGCTCGATCTCCACCGGATCTCCGCCGAGGCGCTGGGGGGACTTGGCGAGGAGTATTCCGCGGCGATGGGTCAGCTCTGCGGCGAAACCGCCCTGTTCGTGCGTCGCCTGCAGGGGATCGAGGAACTGTCGTTCTCGGACGGGACTCCTTTTGCCGACGAAGCGACCCGGCAGTGGCTGAAAGGGATCGCCGCGGGGGGCGGGGGAACCGTCGCGGCGGGAGCGGGGAGCCGGGTCGAGGAAGCCGCCGCGGCCGCGGCGCGATCGGCGAAAATCCTGGTGGAAGAGGGGAATCTCAAGGCGGCGATCGGCCCGCTGCAGCAGGGAATCCGGACCGGCGCTTCCCAGCGGGAAAAGATGGTCTGGCGGCTGGCCCTTTCACGCCTGATGGTGGAAACGGGAAACGGCGCGCTGGCCCTGCCGCACCTGGAGCAGGCCTTGAACGACATCGAGGCGTATCGCCTCGAGGAGTACGACCCGGCGGTCGCGTTGCAGGGCCTCCGGCTGGCGTGGCTCGAGATGCGCAAGCGCGGTGAGCGGATCGAGGACGGGAAAGACAACGAGCTCCTGAAAAGGATCGCCCGGCTCGACCTGGCCGAGGCGGTCCGCATCCAGGAAGGCTGA
- a CDS encoding type VI secretion system-associated protein TagF: MPEGWRFAAFGKHPWAKDYIRLGSTTPLLEGIADWVDKGYAGIEGKKKGMADAASWRFWSKGFGPGALVCGVVRDSVDRLGRPYPLLVLGTGALRDWEGNWDLLPYACLPVWERIEYLGAQRYEEIGRFESAIRGLHPPVSEWADFSGRRDREIAASNHEGDDAVPGEASRFIRLDGGGGRDPFPAAVGWQTRLRRDDAEAPNAVFFGGTVSRAYLGVFRKRLSTPDFVRIWNVTVGEEGSMERGAN, translated from the coding sequence GTGCCCGAGGGCTGGAGGTTCGCCGCCTTCGGGAAGCATCCGTGGGCGAAGGATTACATCCGACTGGGCAGCACGACCCCGTTGCTGGAGGGGATCGCCGACTGGGTCGACAAGGGATACGCGGGGATCGAGGGGAAGAAGAAGGGGATGGCGGATGCGGCGTCGTGGAGGTTCTGGTCGAAAGGGTTCGGTCCGGGGGCGCTCGTCTGCGGCGTCGTCCGGGACAGCGTCGACCGTCTCGGCCGGCCGTACCCGCTGCTCGTCCTCGGGACCGGGGCGCTTCGGGACTGGGAAGGGAATTGGGACCTTCTTCCGTACGCCTGCCTGCCGGTCTGGGAGAGGATCGAATACCTCGGGGCGCAGCGGTACGAGGAGATCGGACGGTTCGAGTCGGCGATCCGGGGACTTCATCCCCCCGTCTCCGAGTGGGCGGACTTTTCCGGACGGAGGGATCGCGAGATTGCCGCATCGAATCACGAAGGTGACGATGCTGTTCCGGGAGAGGCGTCCCGGTTCATCCGTCTCGATGGGGGAGGCGGGAGAGATCCGTTTCCGGCGGCGGTCGGCTGGCAAACGCGCCTGCGGCGGGACGACGCGGAAGCGCCGAACGCCGTCTTTTTCGGAGGCACGGTCTCCAGGGCGTACCTCGGCGTGTTCCGGAAGCGGTTGTCGACGCCCGATTTCGTGCGTATCTGGAACGTGACGGTGGGGGAAGAGGGATCGATGGAGCGGGGAGCGAACTGA